AACCACCTCCAGAGTCATTATTCACCGCCCCTATTGTCACGAGTGTCAGCGAAGTAAGAGTTCCTATCCTGATCCGGAAGCAATCAGTATTAATCTTTCaaaggacaagaagacaATTGCCCAGAATTTAGAATCGCAAGCAAGATATGCCCAAGCTCTAGTAATCTGGACAGATTGTGATCGTGAAGGAGAACACATCGGCAATGAAATTGTCGAAGCCGCTCGAAAGGGTAAACCTGGTATCCAGGTTTTACGAGCAAGGTTCAGCAATGTCGAGCGAGCGTACGTTGTCATGTCCTCTTATTCTACGGGGTACCTACTAACAATAACAGTCATGTTATCTCAGCAGCCAAGAACCTTGCAACTTTGGATGAGAGGCAGGTCCATGCTGTATCTGCAAGAATCGAACTGGATCTTCGTATTGGATATGCATTCACCCGTTTTCTCACAAACAACTTACGGCCTCTCGGAGGACCAATGGAGAAGCTGACTCTGAGTTATGGTTTGTACCCTGGTCATCACCTCGTTTACATCTTGCTGATTTTTCAGGGTCTTGCCAGTTCCCAACCCTTGGGTTTGTCGTGGATCGTTACTTTCGTGTGAAAAATTTCGTTCCTGAGCCGTTCTGGAGCATTAAACTGATGCACACCCGAGACGGTAAAAAGGTCGATTTCTTCTGGCTACGGAATAGGCTGTTCGATCGAATGTCCACAGTGATTCTCTATGAGAGATGCCTCGCGGCCAAAACAGCAACAGTGACAAAAGTTCAGCAGAAACCCACTCGAAAGTTCAAACCATTGCCTCTGACAACCGTTGAATTACAGAAGGCTGCGACGAGGTTACTCCAGATGAGCGGACAGCAGGCCATGACCATTGCTGAAGGTCTATATAACAAGGGGTTCATCAGTTACCCCCGAACGGAGACAGACCGGTTCGATAAAGGGATGAATCTCCGTGCTCTGGTTGAGAAGCAAACCAGCGACCAGAGATGGGGCTCATTTGCACAGAATCTTGCCAGTGGTGCTTTCAAACAACCAAGAGAGGGAAAACATGACGATAAGGCACATCCTCCTATTCACCCTATCACATATGCCTCGCCTTCCATCTTGAGTCGCGACGAGGCTCGTTTATACGAGTATGTTGCGCGCAGATTTCTTGCATGCTGCTCAGATGATGCCCACGGTATGGCAActgatgttgagcttgaaTTTGGAGAGGAGCGTTTCAATGCTCATGGAGTCATTGTGCTAGAGAGAAACTACCTTGACGTGTTCATTTACGAAAAATGGAATAACACAGTGGAACTTCCGAAGTTCACAGAAGGTGAGCGCTTTCAGCCAACGGAGGCTATGATGACAGAAGGGAAGACCACAGCGCCTGGTTACCTGACGGAAGCCGATTTGATCGCTCTCATGGATGCCAATGGGATCGGCACAGATGCTACCATGGCCGAGCATATCCAGAAGATCCAGGACAGGGAATATGTCGCTACGATCAGCCGATCAGGTCAAACATCggcagatgatgaggatgcgGACACAAGTACGTCCACAAGAGGTCGTGGACGTGGACGTGGCGGTCGAGGTGCCAGAGGTGGACGCGGtggttcatcatcatcaggcGGCCGAGGCGGCTTGAAAGTCTTTGTCCCTACGCAGCTTGGAGTGGCTCTAATCTTAGGATTTGATCGAATGAACTTCGAAACCAGCCTTGGTAAACCATTTCTCCGGAAGGAAATGGAAATCAAGATGAAGGCTATCTGCGAAGGTCGTACCAACAAGGAAGTCGTCTTACGGGAAAGCCTCGCTCAGTACAAGCATGTGTTTGAGCAGTCCCAACAGAAACTAGGAGTCCTACGAACGGTATGTCCCATATGCTACACAAACTCGGTTCATCGTATCACTGACCTGATCAATTAGGCATGCCGCGAGTTTGTCTTTGGCTCGTGAGATTCATGCCCTCGGTATTCAGGGCATGTTAACCCTTAGTTGATGCCACACTCACAATTTAGAACTCGGGCAATCTTCGAGGATATCTGGGGTTGAGTTGCCAACCTTGGAAGTTGACGAC
This genomic stretch from Fusarium oxysporum f. sp. lycopersici 4287 chromosome 5, whole genome shotgun sequence harbors:
- a CDS encoding DNA topoisomerase III, which translates into the protein MRVLCVAEKPSISKAVATHLSGGRIETNNTRNKYIKNYSFDFDFGRQLGNCSVTMTCVTGHLTNVDFTPAHKNWYQPPPESLFTAPIVTSVSEDKKTIAQNLESQARYAQALVIWTDCDREGEHIGNEIVEAARKGKPGIQVLRARFSNVERAHVISAAKNLATLDERQVHAVSARIELDLRIGYAFTRFLTNNLRPLGGPMEKLTLSYGSCQFPTLGFVVDRYFRVKNFVPEPFWSIKLMHTRDGKKVDFFWLRNRLFDRMSTVILYERCLAAKTATVTKVQQKPTRKFKPLPLTTVELQKAATRLLQMSGQQAMTIAEGLYNKGFISYPRTETDRFDKGMNLRALVEKQTSDQRWGSFAQNLASGAFKQPREGKHDDKAHPPIHPITYASPSILSRDEARLYEYVARRFLACCSDDAHGMATDVELEFGEERFNAHGVIVLERNYLDVFIYEKWNNTVELPKFTEGERFQPTEAMMTEGKTTAPGYLTEADLIALMDANGIGTDATMAEHIQKIQDREYVATISRSGQTSADDEDADTSTSTRGRGRGRGGRGARGGRGGSSSSGGRGGLKVFVPTQLGVALILGFDRMNFETSLGKPFLRKEMEIKMKAICEGRTNKEVVLRESLAQYKHVFEQSQQKLGVLRTACREFVFGS
- a CDS encoding DNA topoisomerase III, whose amino-acid sequence is MRVLCVAEKPSISKAVATHLSGGRIETNNTRNKYIKNYSFDFDFGRQLGNCSVTMTCVTGHLTNVDFTPAHKNWYQPPPESLFTAPIVTSVSEDKKTIAQNLESQARYAQALVIWTDCDREGEHIGNEIVEAARKGKPGIQVLRARFSNVERAHVISAAKNLATLDERQVHAVSARIELDLRIGYAFTRFLTNNLRPLGGPMEKLTLSYGSCQFPTLGFVVDRYFRVKNFVPEPFWSIKLMHTRDGKKVDFFWLRNRLFDRMSTVILYERCLAAKTATVTKVQQKPTRKFKPLPLTTVELQKAATRLLQMSGQQAMTIAEGLYNKGFISYPRTETDRFDKGMNLRALVEKQTSDQRWGSFAQNLASGAFKQPREGKHDDKAHPPIHPITYASPSILSRDEARLYEYVARRFLACCSDDAHGMATDVELEFGEERFNAHGVIVLERNYLDVFIYEKWNNTVELPKFTEGERFQPTEAMMTEGKTTAPGYLTEADLIALMDANGIGTDATMAEHIQKIQDREYVATISRSGQTSADDEDADTSTSTRGRGRGRGGRGARGGRGGSSSSGGRGGLKVFVPTQLGVALILGFDRMNFETSLGKPFLRKEMEIKMKAICEGRTNKEVVLRESLAQYKHVFEQSQQKLGVLRTVCPICYTNSVHRITDLIN